From Candidatus Cloacimonadota bacterium, the proteins below share one genomic window:
- a CDS encoding metal-dependent transcriptional regulator, translating into MVLSKSLEDYLEVIYHIVVVEQAAKAKDIAQKM; encoded by the coding sequence ATGGTATTAAGTAAAAGCCTGGAAGACTATTTAGAAGTGATCTATCACATTGTTGTGGTGGAGCAAGCTGCCAAAGCCAAAGACATCGCCCAGAAAATGCA